A stretch of DNA from Micromonospora peucetia:
GCGCCTCGCCCGCGTTCCGGCGTCATCGCGGATCTGAGCCGGGGCGTCAGCTTTTCCGGAGGATCAACCCATGACCGAGCTGGTCATCCGTCCGCTTGTAGCGGGCGAGGAGAGTCTTTTCGATTCAATGCCCGATCCGCTGCCTCAACTGCGTCAGGTCGGTTACGCCGACGGCATCGCCGGTGGCGGCTACCGGCCCGAGCACACCTGGGTCGCCCTACGAGCCGGGCGCGTCATTGGCCGGGCAGCCTGGCTTCTTCCGCCGGGTGCGGTCGGCGCTCCCTGGCTGGAACGGTTCGACCTGGCTGCCGAGCCGGAGGTGGGTGCCGCTCTGCTGCGCGCCGCCCACGAGGCACTCGGCGGTCCCCAGAGGTACTACGCCGCCGTGCCGGCACACTGGCGGCGCCGGCCGGAGGTACTCGCCGTGGTCAAGGCACCGATGGCGGCGGCCCGCCTTGTTGGGCTGGTCGAACGCGGGGAGCGGCTGAGATGCTCCTGGACGGGCACACCACTGCCGACGACCGCCGGGCGTTACACCTTCCGTCCGGCCACCGACACGGCGGAGATCAACGCGATGGTCGCCCGCATCAGCGAGCCGGACATACTCACCGGCAAGGAGATCGCGTTGGCGGTCGGCGGAGTGGACCTGGCGACCGACCCGCTGGCCTGGCTGAACAGCCCAGCCGGAGATTGGCGCATCGGGATTCACGCCGGGAAGCCGGTCGGTCTGGTCGGAACGGCCGGGGATGCGTGCTACCCACTCATCGCATACCTCGGCCTGTTCGACGAAGCCGTCCGAGGTGAACTGCTGGCCGAGGCGGTGCGGGCACTGGCCGCCGGCGGTGCCCGAGAGGTGCTGGCCGACGTGGACGCCCACCGGGTCGTGGTGCTGGCAGAGCTGGAACGGACCGGGTTCCGACAGCTGCGGTCGCGGGTCATCTTCGAGCCCGCCGCCAGTACGCCGTCCGGTTCGGGCGTCACGCACGGCTGAGCGGTCGCTGCCATCCAGGAGCTCGCCCCCGCACGCCGGCCCGTACTCCAGAACGGGCCGGCGTGCGGGCGGTGCCGACGCCGCCGATCCTCGTCGACCAACTGCCGGCGGCGCGCGGCCGCCTCGCCGGGCGACGTGGTACGGCGGGTGGGCCGCAGACTTGTCTGGACCGATGACGAGGCACTGCCCCGCAACCATGACGTCCTGCGCCTGACGGTCTTCGATCAACCTGGTGCAGCGGGTCATGGGCCACGAGCAGGCGTCAACGACGCTGAATCGTTACACGCACGCTCCGGACGACTATGCGGCCCGCGTCCTACCGGCCTTCGAGGACTTGCTGCGCACTGCCGCCTTCGGCCGCAAAGCCCCGCCCGGGAGCACCTTCGACGAGGACGGAGACGACCTGTGACCTGCGATGGAGCGCGCACGACGGAAAGGGACGACCCCCGTCGGGGGGAGACGGGGGTCGTCGGAGGTTCGGCTCCGGGGGGGTTGAGCCGAACCTGCTCGGCGGTCACGGGGGGTGCGACCGCCGAGGGTCTGCTGTTGTACGAGATGTGAACACTCGTCGCGTCGACAAGTCTGCCTGAGCGGACCTGTATACGTCGAGTGGTGTCGCCTCCACTCCCTGCGAAATAATATCCGCAGAGTGTGACCATCGTCACGGTGCGCGAAGGCGGCAGGGGCTGGCCCGCAGGTCCGAGGGGTCATCGAGCCCCGGGCACCCGCCGACCATAGACCATCCGGCTAGACTTTCGCGCCGTGGGCCGAAGTGCCGCTTTCTTCGATCTGGACAAGACCGTCATCGCCAAGTCGAGCGCCCTGGCGTTCGGTCGGCCGTTCTACCGGGATGGGCTGATCACCCGGCGTGACGTGGTCAAGTCGGCGTACGCGCAGCTGATGTTCCGGCTGGGCGGCACCGACGAGCAGACCATGGCCAGGACCAGGGACTACCTCGCCACGCTCTGCAAGGGCTGGCAGGTGGAACAGGTTCGCCAGATCGTCGCGGAGACACTGCACGAGCTGATCAACCCTTACGTGTACGCGGAGGCCGCCGCTCTCATCGAGGAGCACCAGGCCGCCGGCCGGGACGTCGTCCTGGTTTCCGCCTCCGGCGAGGAGATGGTCCGGCCGATCGGCGTGCTGCTCGGGGTCACCGACGTCATCGCCACCCGGATGGGTGTGGTGGACGGCCGCTACAGCGGCGAGGTCGAGTTCTACGCGGCCGGCCCGCGCAAGGTCGACGCGGTCGGTGAGCTGGCCACCGAGCGCGGCTACGACCTGGCCGACTCGTACGCCTACTCCGACTCGTACAGCGATCGGCCGTTGCTGGAGTGCGTCGGCCACCCCTCGGTGGTCAACCCGGACCGGCAGCTGCGCAGGCTCGCGGTCGAGAACTCCTGGCCGGTGCTGGAGTTCCGGCACCCGATCCCGCTGGGCCGGCGACTGCGCGAGCGCCCGGGCGTCCCGGTCGCCGCCGCGGCGCTGGGGGTGGGCGTGGGCGTCGCCATCGGCATCGCCTGGTACGGCCGCCACCGCCGCACCCGCACCGCCCCCGCACCTGCCTGAACCCGGAACGAGCGACGCCCACGGGCGGCCGGACGACCATGCCGGGCGCGGCGGTCAGGCTGCCGCGAGGACCTCGTCGCCGATGGCGGTGAGCTGGTCGGCGCCGACCTCCACCGCCGCCAGGTAGTGGCGCAGCCAGGAGCGCAGGCCGTCCGGGGTGCCGGTGGCGAAGGCGCCGGCCGAGCCCACGTACTCCGGCTCGCGCTCGTGGTGACCGACGTCCACGGCGAGCAGGCCGCGCGGGTCGAGCCCGCTGGACAGCAGCACCAGCCGGGCGGCGCCCCGGGCCACCACGCCGGACGGCCCGGCGAAGGGGCGCAGGTTCAGCAGTTCGCCGTGGACGACCGCGGCCAGCACCAGCGGCGAGACCTTCGTGCCGCCGGCGACGAGCCCGGACAGCCCGTCCAGCCGGGCGGCGACGACCGGGTCGGCCACCGGCCGGCCCAGCTCGGCCTCGCCGACGATGTCGCGGGCGGCGAGCACGTGCAGCCTGGCCAGCGCCTGCCGGGGCGCCTTCGGCCACAGCTCGGACAGCCCCGGCAGTGCCCCGGCGACCCGCAGCGCGCCCTGCACCACCGTTTCGGTGACCGTCCCGGCACGGACCGCCTCGCGCTCGCGGGCGTACCCCTCAAGGGCTGCGCTGGCCACCGCGGACCGGAGGCTGACCTCGGCCGCGACCTGGCCGCCGTGGCGGCGCAACGCGCGGTGCCCGAGCGCCTGGTCGAACCGCTCGCGGGCCTGCTCCAGGGCGGGGGCGATGTCGGCGAGGGCGAGCAGCGGGGCGAGCGGATCTGCGGTCACCCCGTCACGCTATCGACTGCCCGGGGCGATCCGCCGACGAGCCGCCCGGAAGCGACCGTCGCCACCCCGTGACTGGTGTTGGCAAGGGACCCTTCCTCGACAGAAGGCGTCAACAAGGTGCTCTTCCTTGCATCCGGAGCGCCGTCCGGCGCGCGGCGAGGGCCGCTCGGCGCGCGCCGGACGGGCCGGCGGTCGCCCCTGCTGGCCGCCCCGACTAACCTCGTGCCCAGAGAGATGCAGGTCACCTGAGCGACGAGGGAGCACGGCATGAGCGAGGCCTTGGCCAATCTGCTGAACGAGACTCGCCAGTTCCCGCCGCCGGCCGAGCTCGCCGCGAACGCCAACGTCACCGCCGACGCGTACGCGGAGGCCGCTGCCGACCGGTTGGCGTTCTGGGAGCGGCAGGCCGGACGGCTGGCCTGGGCGAGGCAGTGGGACCAGGTGCTCGACTGGTCGAATCCGCCGTTCGCGAAGTGGT
This window harbors:
- a CDS encoding acetyltransferase, producing the protein MTELVIRPLVAGEESLFDSMPDPLPQLRQVGYADGIAGGGYRPEHTWVALRAGRVIGRAAWLLPPGAVGAPWLERFDLAAEPEVGAALLRAAHEALGGPQRYYAAVPAHWRRRPEVLAVVKAPMAAARLVGLVERGERLRCSWTGTPLPTTAGRYTFRPATDTAEINAMVARISEPDILTGKEIALAVGGVDLATDPLAWLNSPAGDWRIGIHAGKPVGLVGTAGDACYPLIAYLGLFDEAVRGELLAEAVRALAAGGAREVLADVDAHRVVVLAELERTGFRQLRSRVIFEPAASTPSGSGVTHG
- a CDS encoding HAD family hydrolase, producing MGRSAAFFDLDKTVIAKSSALAFGRPFYRDGLITRRDVVKSAYAQLMFRLGGTDEQTMARTRDYLATLCKGWQVEQVRQIVAETLHELINPYVYAEAAALIEEHQAAGRDVVLVSASGEEMVRPIGVLLGVTDVIATRMGVVDGRYSGEVEFYAAGPRKVDAVGELATERGYDLADSYAYSDSYSDRPLLECVGHPSVVNPDRQLRRLAVENSWPVLEFRHPIPLGRRLRERPGVPVAAAALGVGVGVAIGIAWYGRHRRTRTAPAPA
- a CDS encoding oxidoreductase — its product is MTADPLAPLLALADIAPALEQARERFDQALGHRALRRHGGQVAAEVSLRSAVASAALEGYAREREAVRAGTVTETVVQGALRVAGALPGLSELWPKAPRQALARLHVLAARDIVGEAELGRPVADPVVAARLDGLSGLVAGGTKVSPLVLAAVVHGELLNLRPFAGPSGVVARGAARLVLLSSGLDPRGLLAVDVGHHEREPEYVGSAGAFATGTPDGLRSWLRHYLAAVEVGADQLTAIGDEVLAAA